In Desulfonatronospira thiodismutans ASO3-1, a single window of DNA contains:
- the argJ gene encoding bifunctional glutamate N-acetyltransferase/amino-acid acetyltransferase ArgJ, translating to MQDLPLGFDLAAVRAGFKYKDRPDLALIFSRTPARAAGVFTTNAFQAAPVLVARENLDRSDLMRAVLVNAGQANACTGEEGLADCRRTLDLLAGHLDISAGEILPASTGVIGVRMPMPTWEKSLPGLVENLGKCTGEQAAMAIMTTDTFPKTAAREIELDQGRVRFWGMTKGAGMICPDMATMLAFVLTDLQVDGALWQEMLAGAMEQSFNAITVDGDTSTNDCVLALAGGGSRAGLHSSRDRDIAAKALEDVCRDLAYQIVKDAEGGTKVMHIRVTGAADSLDARKAARAVGNSSLVKTAMFGCDPNWGRIVAALGRSGAVFDPDKVRLSLAGLEIFSKGRPVDMDIDEVFAPLLSSRDIQVDIDLGRGQGEYFLMASDLTDEYIRINSDYRS from the coding sequence ATGCAGGATCTACCCCTGGGGTTTGATCTGGCTGCGGTCCGGGCTGGATTCAAGTACAAAGACCGCCCGGACCTGGCCCTGATATTCAGCCGGACTCCGGCCAGGGCTGCCGGTGTTTTCACCACCAACGCATTCCAGGCTGCCCCGGTGCTGGTGGCCAGGGAAAACTTAGACCGCAGCGATCTCATGCGCGCTGTGCTGGTCAATGCCGGCCAGGCCAATGCCTGCACCGGTGAAGAAGGCCTGGCCGACTGCCGCAGGACCCTGGACCTGCTGGCCGGACACCTGGATATTTCTGCCGGGGAAATACTGCCTGCCTCCACCGGGGTCATCGGCGTGAGGATGCCCATGCCCACCTGGGAAAAAAGCCTGCCCGGTCTGGTGGAAAACCTGGGAAAATGCACCGGGGAACAGGCGGCCATGGCCATTATGACCACGGACACCTTTCCCAAGACCGCAGCCAGGGAGATAGAGCTGGACCAGGGCCGGGTGCGCTTCTGGGGCATGACCAAGGGAGCGGGCATGATCTGCCCGGATATGGCCACCATGCTGGCCTTTGTTCTGACGGATCTGCAGGTGGACGGGGCCCTGTGGCAGGAGATGCTGGCCGGGGCCATGGAGCAGAGCTTCAATGCCATAACCGTGGACGGAGATACCAGTACCAACGACTGCGTTCTGGCCCTGGCAGGAGGTGGATCCAGGGCAGGATTACACTCCAGCAGGGACCGGGACATAGCAGCAAAAGCCCTGGAGGATGTATGCCGGGATCTGGCCTACCAGATCGTCAAGGATGCCGAGGGCGGCACCAAGGTCATGCATATCCGGGTAACCGGGGCGGCAGACAGCCTGGACGCGCGCAAGGCGGCCAGGGCGGTGGGCAATTCCAGTCTGGTCAAGACGGCCATGTTCGGGTGCGATCCCAACTGGGGCCGCATTGTGGCCGCCCTGGGCAGAAGCGGGGCCGTTTTTGACCCAGACAAAGTCAGGCTCAGCCTGGCGGGCCTGGAGATCTTTTCTAAGGGCAGACCTGTGGATATGGATATAGACGAGGTTTTCGCCCCTCTGCTATCCTCCAGGGATATCCAGGTGGATATTGACCTGGGAAGGGGACAGGGCGAATATTTTCTCATGGCCTCGGATCTAACCGACGAATATATCCGCATCAATTCCGATTACCGCAGCTGA
- a CDS encoding IMP cyclohydrolase, with protein MQDLRKMYKDIKEDPFPREMSIRLGDQEIRMRKRTWVVQDQEKGLRYGENPDQAAAMYEPVGGGLELGGVKFKGAGQGLVSAITEDDMLQAGKHPGKINLTDVDNGINVLQYLHKKPAAVILKHNNPCGAAWSSEGVLDILQKAYYSDRIAAFGGAVVLNRPIDLAGAEFLADNYLEVVAAPDFEPGALDRLKTRKNLRIIKMAGLGRLQEFADYPFLDIKSMQDGGVIVQFSFTSRMREPEDFIPAQAQGKDQVVSARHPDQRETEDLLFAWAVEAGVTSNSVLFARDGRTLSIGTGEQDRVGCVDLTIHKAYTKYMDMEIFKQTGQSIYQAREKARTDPEAKDLLSSVEEKALKERADLPGAVMVSDGFFPFRDGVDLALEQGITAIAQPGGSMRDHEVIQALNEAQPQAAMVFTGQRSFKH; from the coding sequence ATGCAGGATTTGAGAAAGATGTACAAGGACATTAAAGAAGACCCTTTTCCCAGAGAAATGAGTATCAGGCTCGGGGATCAGGAAATCAGGATGCGCAAAAGGACCTGGGTGGTACAGGACCAGGAGAAGGGGCTTCGCTACGGGGAGAATCCGGACCAGGCGGCGGCCATGTACGAGCCTGTTGGCGGCGGTCTGGAGCTTGGCGGGGTAAAGTTCAAGGGTGCGGGCCAGGGTCTGGTTTCGGCCATTACGGAGGATGACATGCTCCAGGCGGGCAAACATCCAGGCAAAATCAATCTTACCGACGTGGACAACGGTATCAATGTCCTGCAGTATCTGCACAAAAAACCTGCGGCGGTTATCCTCAAACACAACAATCCCTGCGGGGCGGCCTGGTCCAGTGAGGGGGTCCTGGATATACTGCAGAAGGCCTACTACTCGGACCGCATTGCTGCCTTCGGCGGGGCGGTGGTGCTCAACAGGCCCATAGACCTGGCCGGGGCCGAGTTTCTTGCGGATAATTACCTGGAGGTGGTGGCAGCTCCCGATTTCGAGCCTGGAGCCCTGGACAGGCTCAAGACCAGAAAAAATCTGCGTATCATCAAAATGGCCGGTCTGGGCAGGCTGCAGGAATTTGCCGACTATCCTTTTCTGGATATCAAGTCCATGCAGGACGGCGGTGTCATAGTCCAGTTTTCCTTTACCAGCCGTATGCGCGAGCCAGAAGATTTTATCCCGGCCCAGGCCCAGGGCAAAGACCAGGTTGTAAGTGCCAGGCATCCTGACCAGCGTGAGACAGAAGATCTTCTTTTCGCCTGGGCGGTGGAGGCAGGAGTTACTTCCAATTCCGTGCTTTTCGCCCGGGATGGCCGCACACTGTCCATAGGCACCGGGGAGCAGGACCGGGTGGGCTGCGTGGACCTGACAATTCACAAGGCCTATACCAAGTACATGGACATGGAGATTTTCAAACAGACCGGACAGTCCATATACCAGGCCAGGGAAAAGGCCAGGACGGACCCTGAGGCCAAAGATCTGCTTTCATCAGTGGAAGAAAAGGCCCTCAAGGAACGGGCGGATCTTCCCGGGGCGGTCATGGTATCCGACGGCTTCTTCCCCTTCAGGGACGGGGTGGACCTGGCCCTGGAACAGGGGATCACCGCCATTGCTCAGCCGGGGGGTTCCATGCGCGATCACGAGGTCATCCAGGCCCTGAACGAGGCACAACCCCAGGCAGCCATGGTATTTACCGGACAGCGGTCATTTAAACACTAA
- a CDS encoding ribonuclease catalytic domain-containing protein — protein sequence MNDYKHHRAELRPGQVVEYLQNNQPLVSWIQEVQSPRVRVLNINQREVKLPIARVMPWTGPVYSPDLSRQDVLQLLQEHHHRRNSIQEDLDVMDVWSMAQGEIVQASIFWFAGLIWDEPDADRTAALGRAMLQARTHFKFSPPDFEVFSRETAEKKMEEERLHRERERLVSIGKDFFRKLHSGEYSPGDQPEPEDPELAGQLKNILVQRIKNPEDPHTQDLWSKLSAGLPQDPHLPFILARAWGIYPEHYNYMLEQAAYAWEDSWSKTHDPEIQALSRKLEQESGEPAVDGLISIDSASTRDIDDAFYIREHADGYSLTLALAGPGLYWTFGSELDRDVAHRVSSLYLPEGKSDMLPRILAEEMFSLNQGQRRPAMVLDIDLDFQGIVYRLQPRLEWVRVQANRTYAEVEDELAMDPASRLGSALRLARTLRAKRLEQGAVIIEQNEPIIRLEHTPRQTLVSLMPGVTHPGAHLIVSEFMLLCNTVLASWAREKDIPLLYRTQDIVLPKDYSGVWRKPEEIYRVIRSMGATLTETRPRPHRSIGAGAYASVTSPLRRYVDLVNQAQIAAALSGHPVRDRTWLEKMLPFMNTRMGQVSRIQKFRPRYWKLLYFKQQARHTTWTGVVVDNSGPVVLSLPREQVLIRAPHEVFGGKTMIGQAFRLRLGRIDPLNNEIHVLEAWEE from the coding sequence TTGAACGATTACAAGCACCACAGAGCTGAACTGCGCCCCGGGCAGGTGGTGGAATACCTGCAGAACAACCAGCCTCTTGTATCCTGGATCCAGGAGGTCCAGTCTCCAAGGGTCCGGGTGCTGAACATAAACCAGCGCGAAGTCAAACTGCCGATTGCAAGAGTCATGCCCTGGACAGGTCCGGTGTACTCTCCGGACCTGTCCAGGCAGGACGTGCTGCAGCTTTTGCAGGAGCATCACCACAGGCGCAACAGTATCCAGGAGGACCTGGACGTAATGGACGTATGGTCCATGGCCCAGGGAGAGATCGTCCAGGCCTCCATTTTCTGGTTCGCAGGCCTTATCTGGGATGAGCCGGATGCGGACCGGACAGCCGCACTGGGCAGGGCCATGCTCCAGGCCAGGACTCATTTCAAGTTTTCACCTCCCGATTTTGAGGTTTTTTCCCGGGAAACAGCCGAAAAAAAGATGGAGGAGGAACGCCTGCACCGGGAAAGAGAACGTCTGGTGAGTATCGGCAAAGATTTTTTCAGGAAGCTGCATTCAGGTGAATATTCCCCCGGGGACCAACCGGAGCCGGAAGACCCGGAACTGGCCGGACAGCTTAAAAATATTCTGGTCCAGCGCATTAAAAACCCTGAAGATCCCCATACTCAGGACCTTTGGAGCAAGCTTTCCGCGGGTCTGCCCCAGGATCCGCACCTGCCTTTTATCCTGGCCAGGGCCTGGGGCATTTATCCGGAGCACTACAACTACATGCTGGAGCAGGCGGCTTATGCCTGGGAAGACTCATGGTCAAAAACGCATGACCCGGAGATTCAGGCCCTTTCCCGGAAGCTGGAGCAGGAAAGCGGCGAGCCGGCAGTTGACGGGCTGATAAGCATCGACTCCGCCTCTACCCGGGATATTGACGACGCTTTTTATATCCGGGAGCATGCAGACGGCTATTCGCTGACCCTGGCCCTGGCCGGTCCGGGCCTTTACTGGACTTTCGGATCAGAACTGGACCGGGATGTAGCCCACAGAGTTTCCAGTCTATATCTGCCCGAGGGAAAAAGCGATATGCTGCCCCGGATTCTGGCCGAGGAGATGTTCAGCCTGAACCAGGGTCAGAGACGCCCGGCAATGGTCCTGGATATTGATCTGGATTTTCAGGGTATAGTGTACAGGTTGCAGCCTCGCCTGGAATGGGTCCGGGTACAGGCCAACCGGACCTATGCCGAAGTGGAGGACGAGCTGGCCATGGACCCGGCATCCCGCCTGGGCTCGGCCCTGAGGCTGGCCAGGACCCTGCGGGCAAAAAGGCTGGAGCAGGGTGCGGTAATCATAGAGCAAAACGAACCAATCATCAGGCTGGAGCATACACCCAGACAGACCCTGGTCAGCCTGATGCCCGGGGTGACCCATCCCGGGGCTCATCTCATCGTGTCCGAGTTCATGCTGCTTTGCAACACCGTCCTGGCCAGCTGGGCAAGGGAGAAAGATATCCCACTTTTATACCGCACCCAGGATATAGTCCTGCCCAAAGATTACAGCGGGGTATGGCGAAAGCCCGAGGAGATTTACCGGGTGATACGCTCCATGGGGGCGACCCTCACCGAGACCCGGCCGCGTCCCCACAGGTCCATCGGAGCCGGGGCATACGCCTCGGTTACCTCGCCCCTGCGCAGATACGTGGACCTGGTGAATCAGGCCCAGATAGCTGCGGCTCTTTCCGGGCACCCGGTGAGGGACAGGACCTGGCTGGAGAAAATGCTGCCCTTTATGAACACCCGCATGGGACAGGTGAGCAGGATCCAGAAATTTCGCCCCAGGTACTGGAAGCTGCTCTATTTCAAACAGCAGGCCAGGCACACTACCTGGACCGGGGTGGTGGTGGACAACAGCGGCCCGGTGGTATTATCCCTGCCCCGGGAGCAGGTGCTCATCAGAGCTCCGCACGAGGTCTTCGGAGGCAAGACCATGATCGGACAGGCCTTCAGGCTGCGTCTGGGCAGGATTGATCCCTTGAACAACGAGATCCATGTCCTGGAGGCCTGGGAAGAGTAG
- a CDS encoding transglycosylase SLT domain-containing protein, whose protein sequence is MSYRLNYCISSKEIAAIICLLLVQGVLVFWYEYSYRMELRQWTEDTIRIGFKPSQRVDANLSPYGPGLDRELVELFCSRNGLTPVWVELQDFRQGMEKLINHDLQLLLPVPGMQTPDKKSLQRGPVYLEGRFLVLHNQWRYPLRSLEDLCATDVVVPGRSAFDKILQDVREVLQCELEPSKRPEPGKDFFDALAERRFRFGIKDEKNYTFWKGFYPEVRRTEELDETYSLNWLWSSHYMNLDRNLERFWEDIKNSGLLDELLERYLGFYPKEQDPYELRQFQHALQNEMPKYAQTIRDVSRRYSLDPLLLVAIIYQESRFDPGATSRTGVRGLMQITSHTAEFLGIEDHLDPHQSIAGGARYLQMLGERMDRIGIESWDKWFMALAAYNQGLGHVYDARTLAERQGYNPDSWNGLKKTYPLLSYKEYYETVPRGYTRGYEAVNFVESVRYYYSLLYGHALLSRFEAEHLGGFLDLVPSDWPQ, encoded by the coding sequence ATGTCCTATCGTTTAAATTACTGTATATCCTCAAAAGAAATCGCTGCAATAATTTGTCTGCTGCTGGTGCAGGGGGTTTTAGTCTTCTGGTATGAGTACTCCTACCGCATGGAACTTCGCCAGTGGACCGAAGACACCATCAGAATCGGCTTCAAGCCCTCTCAAAGAGTTGATGCAAATCTAAGCCCTTATGGTCCCGGCCTGGACCGTGAGCTTGTGGAGCTTTTCTGCAGCCGCAACGGACTGACCCCGGTCTGGGTGGAGTTGCAGGATTTTAGACAGGGCATGGAAAAACTTATCAACCATGATCTGCAGCTTCTCCTGCCGGTACCGGGCATGCAGACCCCGGATAAAAAAAGTCTTCAAAGAGGGCCGGTCTACCTGGAGGGCCGGTTTCTCGTCCTGCACAACCAGTGGCGTTATCCTTTGAGAAGCCTGGAGGACCTTTGCGCAACCGACGTGGTTGTCCCCGGCAGGTCGGCTTTCGACAAAATTCTGCAGGATGTGCGTGAAGTTCTGCAGTGTGAATTGGAGCCTTCCAAAAGGCCTGAGCCTGGAAAGGATTTTTTTGACGCCCTTGCTGAACGCAGGTTTCGCTTCGGTATCAAGGATGAAAAGAACTACACCTTCTGGAAGGGGTTTTATCCGGAGGTGCGCAGAACGGAAGAACTGGATGAGACTTACTCCCTGAACTGGCTCTGGAGCAGTCATTATATGAATCTGGACCGCAATCTGGAACGGTTCTGGGAAGATATCAAGAATTCCGGACTGCTGGATGAACTGTTGGAGAGGTATCTGGGATTTTATCCTAAAGAACAGGATCCATATGAACTAAGACAGTTTCAGCATGCCCTGCAAAATGAGATGCCTAAGTATGCACAGACAATCAGGGATGTTTCCAGGAGGTACAGTCTGGACCCTTTACTGCTGGTGGCGATCATTTACCAGGAGTCGCGCTTTGATCCAGGGGCAACAAGCCGCACCGGGGTAAGGGGTCTAATGCAGATCACCTCGCATACGGCTGAATTTCTGGGTATAGAAGACCACCTGGACCCTCACCAGAGCATCGCCGGTGGAGCCAGGTACCTGCAGATGCTCGGGGAGCGCATGGATAGAATAGGCATTGAGTCCTGGGACAAGTGGTTTATGGCCCTGGCCGCATACAATCAGGGCCTGGGGCATGTTTATGATGCCAGGACGCTGGCTGAGCGTCAGGGCTATAACCCTGATTCCTGGAACGGGCTTAAAAAAACTTATCCCCTCTTAAGCTACAAAGAATATTACGAAACTGTGCCCCGGGGCTATACACGGGGATATGAAGCGGTTAATTTCGTGGAAAGTGTGCGCTATTACTACAGCCTCCTATACGGACATGCCTTACTCTCGAGGTTTGAAGCTGAGCACCTTGGCGGATTTCTTGACCTTGTCCCTTCTGACTGGCCGCAGTGA
- the secA gene encoding preprotein translocase subunit SecA, whose translation MFNIVKKIFGSKNERYLKSLRPLVERINSLEEEISSLSDEQLQSRVQAWKEEAAAGASLDDLLPHVFAVVREASHRVLGMRHFDVQLIGGIVLHQGRIAEMKTGEGKTVVATLPVVLNALTGRGVHIVTVNDYLARRDAEWMGRLYNFLGLDVGVVVHGMSDEDRRQAYAADITYGTNNEFGFDYLRDHMKFYAYQLVQRDLQFAIVDEVDCILIDEARTPLIISGPADISVDLYARMNSMVPKLKKDEHFNIDEKAKTVTLTEEGVHRVENILGLENLYDPENITYQHHVLQALKAHHLFGRDSEYIVKDGQVIIVDEFTGRLMPGRRFGDGLHQALEAKEGVKVEAENQTLASITFQNYFRLYDKLAGMTGTADTEAVEFKEIYNLDVSVIPTHKPMIREDLPDVVYKTQQEKFNAIADDLLELHSRGQPVLVGTTSIEKSEHLSKLLNKREVPHEVLNAKHHEREAEIVARAGEMGRVTLATNMAGRGTDIVLGEGVRELGGLHILGTERHESRRIDNQLRGRAGRQGDPGSSRFYLALDDSLLRLFGSERITGMMDKLGMEDGQPIENNMISRAIENAQTKVEAHNFNIRKQLLDFDDVMNQQRTVIYTQRRELMHAEKLEDYVLDMIQDVLDDVYSPVGESTPDSLEDEEERSMLMGRLEEIFNIKRLLPEVESPEKEKTLNAVHAHLEQLKADAGDQYEEVLRFFLLESLDRNWKEHLLQMDHLKQGIGLRGYGQRDPKREYKREGYELFEELLFRIKENVVRALCRLRIRKKEEVEGFRHKEQEDLRYGAPQKGEEKKEAKKEPQRRAEPKVGRNDPCTCGSGKKYKKCCG comes from the coding sequence ATGTTTAATATAGTCAAAAAAATATTCGGAAGTAAAAACGAAAGGTACCTCAAAAGTTTAAGGCCCCTGGTGGAACGTATCAACTCCCTGGAAGAGGAAATAAGTTCTCTAAGTGACGAGCAGCTTCAGTCCAGGGTCCAGGCCTGGAAAGAGGAGGCCGCTGCCGGGGCTTCCCTGGATGATCTTCTGCCCCACGTGTTTGCCGTGGTCCGGGAAGCCTCGCACAGGGTCCTGGGCATGCGCCATTTCGACGTCCAGCTCATAGGCGGGATAGTTCTGCACCAGGGCCGCATTGCCGAGATGAAGACCGGTGAAGGTAAAACAGTGGTGGCCACCCTGCCGGTTGTGCTCAATGCCCTGACCGGCAGAGGAGTGCACATTGTCACTGTCAACGACTACCTGGCCCGGCGCGATGCCGAGTGGATGGGCCGGCTCTACAATTTCCTGGGACTGGATGTGGGCGTGGTGGTGCACGGTATGAGCGACGAGGATCGAAGGCAGGCCTACGCCGCGGACATAACCTACGGAACCAACAACGAGTTTGGTTTCGACTATCTGCGCGATCACATGAAGTTTTACGCCTACCAGCTGGTGCAGCGCGACCTGCAGTTCGCCATTGTGGACGAGGTGGACTGCATACTCATCGACGAGGCCCGTACCCCGCTTATTATTTCCGGGCCAGCGGACATATCCGTTGACCTGTATGCCCGGATGAATTCCATGGTACCCAAACTCAAAAAAGACGAACACTTCAACATAGACGAAAAGGCCAAGACCGTTACCCTCACCGAGGAAGGCGTGCACAGGGTGGAAAATATACTGGGCCTGGAAAACCTCTATGATCCGGAAAACATAACTTACCAGCACCATGTACTGCAGGCCCTCAAGGCCCACCATCTGTTCGGCCGGGACTCGGAATACATAGTCAAGGACGGCCAGGTGATCATCGTGGACGAGTTTACCGGCAGGCTGATGCCGGGCCGGCGTTTCGGGGACGGCCTGCACCAGGCCCTGGAGGCCAAGGAAGGGGTCAAGGTGGAAGCAGAGAACCAGACCCTGGCCTCCATCACTTTTCAGAACTACTTCCGGCTGTATGACAAGCTGGCCGGTATGACCGGTACCGCAGACACCGAGGCGGTTGAATTCAAAGAAATTTACAACCTGGATGTGTCGGTGATCCCCACGCACAAACCCATGATCCGTGAGGACCTGCCTGATGTGGTCTACAAGACACAGCAGGAAAAATTCAACGCCATCGCCGACGACCTGCTGGAGCTGCATTCCAGGGGACAGCCGGTGCTTGTGGGGACCACATCCATAGAAAAATCCGAGCACCTGTCTAAACTTTTGAACAAAAGAGAAGTTCCCCACGAGGTCTTAAACGCCAAGCACCACGAGCGTGAGGCGGAGATCGTGGCCCGGGCCGGAGAAATGGGACGCGTGACCCTGGCTACCAACATGGCCGGAAGGGGTACGGACATAGTCCTGGGGGAAGGAGTTCGCGAACTCGGAGGCCTGCACATCCTGGGCACTGAGCGCCACGAAAGCCGGCGCATAGACAACCAGCTCCGGGGCAGGGCCGGTCGTCAGGGCGATCCCGGTTCATCCAGGTTCTACCTGGCCTTAGACGACAGCCTGCTCAGGCTTTTTGGTTCCGAGCGCATAACCGGGATGATGGACAAGCTGGGCATGGAGGACGGCCAGCCCATTGAAAACAATATGATCTCCCGGGCCATTGAAAACGCCCAGACCAAGGTGGAAGCGCACAATTTCAATATCCGCAAGCAGCTTCTGGACTTTGACGACGTCATGAACCAGCAGAGAACCGTCATCTATACCCAGCGCAGGGAGCTGATGCACGCGGAAAAACTCGAGGATTACGTCCTGGACATGATCCAGGATGTCCTGGATGATGTCTACTCCCCGGTGGGCGAGAGCACTCCGGACAGCCTGGAGGATGAAGAAGAACGCTCCATGCTCATGGGACGACTGGAAGAAATTTTCAATATCAAGCGCCTGCTCCCGGAAGTGGAGTCCCCGGAAAAGGAAAAGACCCTGAACGCCGTCCATGCCCACCTGGAACAGCTCAAGGCGGACGCCGGGGATCAGTACGAGGAGGTGCTGCGGTTTTTCCTTCTGGAAAGCCTGGACCGCAACTGGAAAGAGCATCTTCTGCAGATGGATCACTTAAAGCAGGGCATCGGCCTGCGCGGTTACGGCCAGCGCGATCCCAAAAGGGAATACAAGCGCGAGGGGTATGAACTCTTTGAAGAACTGCTTTTCCGCATAAAGGAAAACGTGGTCCGGGCCCTGTGCCGCCTGCGGATCCGCAAGAAGGAAGAGGTTGAAGGATTCAGGCACAAGGAACAGGAAGACCTGCGCTACGGTGCCCCGCAGAAGGGCGAGGAAAAAAAAGAGGCCAAAAAGGAGCCCCAGCGAAGGGCTGAGCCCAAAGTAGGCCGCAACGACCCCTGCACCTGCGGCAGCGGCAAGAAATACAAGAAATGCTGTGGTTAG
- a CDS encoding adenylosuccinate synthase codes for MSNIVVFGTQWGDEGKGKIVDLLTERAEVIVRFQGGNNAGHTLVTRDKKFILHLIPSGILHPDKLCLIGNGVVLDPEVLCREMDDLHQGGIEITPDSLGISRKTHLIMPYHKELDRAREQAKSGKDRIGTTGRGIGPCYEDKMSRVGIRAGDMQDSELMLAKIKKALPEKNALLQSLYQNTPLEAENVLQSIAPYADRLVPYLTDVSLKIQEAREAGRTVMFEGAQGVQLDIDHGTYPFVTSSNTITANASAGTGSYYSMDEAIGVVKAYTTRVGQGPFPTQQDNDVGEHMQVQGAEYGSTTGRKRRCGWLDLVILREAVRLCGPTALAITKLDVMSGLDTIRVCTAYEYKGQQILYPPQEENAMSLVTPVYQELPGWSQDISQCRTRLDLPRNARMYIEHIEDALKTPARIISVGPDREQTIR; via the coding sequence ATGTCCAATATCGTTGTATTCGGGACCCAGTGGGGTGACGAAGGAAAGGGAAAAATAGTCGACCTTCTTACCGAGCGCGCCGAGGTAATTGTCAGGTTCCAGGGAGGCAACAATGCCGGGCATACCCTGGTCACCAGGGACAAGAAGTTCATCCTGCATCTGATCCCCTCGGGCATCCTGCATCCGGACAAACTTTGCCTCATCGGCAACGGGGTGGTTCTGGACCCGGAAGTTTTGTGCAGGGAAATGGATGACCTGCATCAGGGGGGAATTGAAATCACACCTGACAGCCTTGGAATAAGCAGAAAGACCCATCTTATAATGCCTTACCACAAGGAGCTGGACAGGGCCAGGGAGCAGGCCAAGTCCGGTAAGGACAGGATAGGCACTACCGGCAGGGGCATCGGGCCGTGCTACGAGGACAAGATGTCCCGCGTGGGCATCAGGGCCGGGGACATGCAGGACAGCGAACTTATGCTGGCCAAAATCAAAAAGGCCCTGCCGGAAAAAAACGCCCTGCTGCAGAGCCTGTACCAGAACACCCCCCTAGAGGCAGAAAATGTCCTGCAGTCCATAGCCCCTTATGCAGACAGGTTGGTGCCCTATTTGACCGATGTATCCCTAAAGATCCAGGAAGCCAGGGAAGCCGGGCGCACAGTGATGTTCGAGGGCGCCCAGGGGGTGCAGCTGGATATAGATCACGGAACCTACCCCTTTGTAACCTCGTCCAATACCATCACTGCCAACGCCTCTGCAGGCACCGGGAGTTATTACAGCATGGACGAGGCCATAGGCGTGGTCAAGGCCTATACCACCCGGGTTGGTCAGGGCCCTTTCCCCACCCAGCAGGACAACGACGTGGGAGAACATATGCAGGTTCAGGGAGCTGAGTACGGTTCCACCACAGGACGCAAAAGACGCTGCGGATGGCTTGACTTGGTTATTCTCAGAGAGGCGGTGAGACTGTGCGGACCAACTGCGCTGGCCATTACCAAGCTGGATGTCATGAGCGGCCTGGATACCATCAGGGTCTGCACCGCCTATGAGTATAAAGGACAGCAGATCCTTTATCCTCCTCAGGAAGAAAACGCCATGTCCCTGGTCACACCCGTATACCAGGAACTCCCCGGCTGGAGCCAAGATATAAGCCAGTGCAGAACCCGCCTTGACCTGCCGCGGAATGCGCGCATGTATATCGAGCACATTGAAGATGCCCTGAAAACTCCGGCCAGAATAATATCTGTGGGTCCGGACCGGGAACAGACCATCAGGTAG
- the smpB gene encoding SsrA-binding protein SmpB: MSQGKSGIKIIAVNRKVRHYFEIMETMEAGMALTGSEVKSLRAGKVSFKEGYVRFDRGEAYLVDVHIAPYENAGYAQHDPVRPRRLLMHKSEIKRLMGKVEQKGLTVIPTRMYFKQGRAKVEIALARGLRLHDRRETLKRRAVERDTAREMAKYK; encoded by the coding sequence ATGTCACAAGGCAAAAGCGGCATAAAGATAATTGCGGTCAACCGCAAGGTGCGCCATTATTTCGAAATAATGGAAACCATGGAGGCTGGTATGGCCCTGACAGGCTCCGAGGTCAAGTCTTTGCGGGCGGGCAAAGTCAGTTTCAAGGAGGGTTACGTGCGCTTTGACCGGGGTGAGGCCTACCTGGTGGACGTGCATATAGCCCCCTATGAAAACGCCGGTTATGCCCAGCATGACCCGGTACGTCCGCGCAGGCTTCTTATGCACAAAAGCGAGATTAAACGGCTCATGGGCAAGGTGGAGCAAAAGGGTCTGACTGTTATACCCACCCGGATGTATTTCAAGCAGGGCAGAGCCAAGGTGGAAATTGCCCTGGCCCGCGGCCTTAGACTCCATGACCGCCGCGAAACCCTAAAGCGCAGGGCCGTGGAACGCGATACCGCCCGGGAAATGGCCAAATATAAGTAG
- a CDS encoding HD domain-containing protein, translated as MTAKLNLPRVADFLHEVGMLKRTPRTGYQFLGTGSENVAEHSFRTAVIGYILARMAGADREKTVYMCLFHDIHESRVGDMNYVNRLYNKTNDRSALEDALRGTGLEEEVIPLHEELDQNSTLEAGLAEDADQLDLILNLKEQEDLGNRYATKWLEYAWERVKTEHGRKLAGAIFESDHTAWWFESQDKRWWIERKHKK; from the coding sequence ATGACCGCAAAACTGAACCTGCCCCGTGTGGCCGATTTCCTGCACGAGGTGGGCATGCTCAAGAGAACGCCGCGTACAGGCTACCAGTTTCTGGGTACGGGCTCGGAAAATGTGGCCGAGCACAGTTTCCGCACCGCGGTAATAGGCTATATCCTGGCCAGGATGGCCGGGGCGGACCGGGAAAAGACCGTGTACATGTGCCTTTTTCACGATATTCACGAATCCAGGGTAGGGGACATGAATTATGTCAACCGGCTGTATAACAAGACCAATGACCGGTCAGCCCTGGAGGATGCCCTGCGGGGCACAGGTCTGGAAGAAGAAGTGATTCCTCTTCACGAGGAACTGGACCAGAACAGCACCCTGGAGGCCGGCCTGGCCGAGGATGCGGATCAGCTGGATCTTATCCTGAATCTCAAGGAGCAGGAGGATCTGGGCAACAGGTACGCAACTAAGTGGCTGGAATACGCCTGGGAGCGGGTAAAGACGGAGCACGGCCGCAAACTGGCCGGGGCGATTTTTGAAAGCGATCACACCGCCTGGTGGTTTGAAAGCCAGGACAAGCGCTGGTGGATTGAGCGCAAGCACAAGAAGTAG